In a single window of the Halobacteriovorax sp. HLS genome:
- a CDS encoding aromatic ring-hydroxylating dioxygenase subunit alpha, translating into MSKLKHEDGQLKENWYIACLSKELKKKPFKVKIYDELIVLFRTDKGVSAQPDRCLHRYTNLSDGQIKDNCIRCPYHGWTYDKDGNVIDIPSEGPHRDNKVIHKNQTYSCIEQDGAIWIWMGKEAPTTSPPWRFPKTSENGWINYFMVTDFENNVTHLAENFMDVPHTVYVHKNWFRNKSFTKVPFTVDVKDARVLVTYEQEKDEIGVLTKMILNPYKKPMHHTDEFIYPNITRVDYMYGNDHGFIINSQITPVSDYQSRVYTYIAYKIVFGGHILKPFINFYTRKVIEQDVEIMANQGPNLKHFNDHTFRSTDADEVHIAIERLRKLGVNDQKKVFEQSYQKKKEFWI; encoded by the coding sequence ATGTCGAAACTAAAACATGAAGATGGTCAGCTTAAAGAAAATTGGTATATAGCTTGTCTATCAAAAGAGCTCAAAAAAAAGCCTTTTAAAGTTAAAATTTATGATGAGCTAATAGTACTTTTCAGAACTGATAAAGGCGTAAGTGCACAACCAGATAGATGTCTTCATAGGTACACAAATTTATCTGATGGCCAAATTAAAGACAATTGTATTCGTTGCCCTTATCATGGTTGGACTTATGATAAAGATGGAAATGTTATTGATATTCCTTCAGAGGGCCCACATAGAGATAATAAAGTCATACACAAGAATCAAACCTACAGCTGCATAGAACAAGATGGAGCCATATGGATATGGATGGGAAAGGAAGCGCCAACGACTTCACCACCTTGGAGATTTCCTAAAACTTCTGAAAATGGCTGGATTAACTATTTCATGGTCACTGACTTCGAAAACAATGTCACACATCTAGCTGAAAACTTTATGGATGTTCCACACACCGTTTATGTTCATAAAAATTGGTTTCGAAATAAATCTTTTACAAAAGTTCCTTTCACCGTTGATGTAAAAGACGCAAGAGTACTTGTAACATACGAACAGGAAAAAGATGAAATTGGTGTTCTTACGAAAATGATACTAAATCCATACAAAAAGCCAATGCACCACACTGATGAATTTATTTACCCAAATATCACAAGAGTCGACTATATGTATGGCAATGACCATGGCTTCATAATCAATAGCCAAATTACACCTGTAAGTGATTATCAATCAAGAGTGTATACCTATATCGCTTATAAGATTGTTTTTGGAGGTCATATTCTTAAGCCTTTTATTAATTTCTATACTAGAAAAGTAATTGAACAGGATGTTGAAATCATGGCAAATCAAGGACCTAATCTAAAACACTTCAATGATCACACTTTCCGCTCCACTGATGCTGATGAAGTACATATTGCAATAGAACGCTTAAGAAAACTTGGCGTAAATGACCAGAAAAAAGTTTTCGAACAATCGTATCAAAAGAAAAAAGAGTTTTGGATTTGA